The stretch of DNA GGGTTCACGCAGAGACCCGGCATCGATTATGATGAAACGTACTCTCTTGTTATGAGTTGCATAACATTCCGATATCTTATATCTATGGTAGCTAACTTGAAAATGCAGTTGATGGATGTTGTGACCGCATACTTGTATGGGTTACTTGATTTGGAAATATACATGAGAGTCCCTGAAGGACTCAAGATCCCTGGACCGAATCAAAACCGCAATATGTTGAGCGTCCGCCTGCAGCGGTCGTTGTATTGGTTGAAACAATCTGGAAGGATGTGGTTCCATCAATTAAGTAACTTTCTCCTCCAGAGAGGTTACATCAATAATGATGATTGTCCCTGTGTTTTCATAAAGAAATCCAATGatggattttgtgtcatctccatctatgttgatgatttgAATATCATCGGGACTATAAGGGACATTGAGGAAGCAATGGCTTACCTCAAGGCAGAGTTTGAGATGAAAGACTTGGGCAAGACTAAGTTTTGTTTGGGCCTACAGCTTGAACACCTCCCTAAAGGAGTGTTTCTACACCAGTCCACTTATACTAAGAGGGtactcaaaaaattcaatatgAGCAAGTGCCACCCTCTTAAGACCCCTATGGTGGTCGGATCTCTGGAAGCGGATAAGGACCCATTTAGACCCAAGGGCGATGATGAGGAAGTATTGGGACCCAAAGTTCCATACTTAAGCGCCATTGGAGCACTGATGTACCTTGCAAATTGCACTAGACCTGACATTGCGTTTGTAGTAAATCTTTTGGCAAGGTAGAGTGCTACCCCAACCAGGAGTCATTGGGTTGGTGTCAAAACCATCTTGAGGTACCTACAAGGTACAGAAGACCTTGGTCTATGGTTCCTAGAGAACCAAGCTCCAACCATGGTGGGATATGTGGATGCTGGCTATATGTCTGACCCGCATAATGCCAGCTCACAGACTGGTTTTGTCTTTCTCTGTGGTGGTGCAGCTATTTCTTGGCGGCCTATAAAGCAGACCCTAGTTGCCACATCGACCAACCACTCAGAGATAATCACTCTATATGAGGCTACACaagagtgtgtttggttgcgaTGAATGATTAATCACATCCACAAGTCATGTGGTTTGAACATCGCCGACACCCCCACCATTATCTATGAGGATAATGAGGCTTGTGTTGCATAGATGCACATGGGTTATGTCAAGAGCAATCTCACAAAGCATATTGCTCCAAAGTTCTTTTATCCCCATGAGCTCTAGAAGAGCAGGGAGATAAATATCTTGCAAGCAAGATTGTGTGATAACCTTGTAGATCTTTTCACGAAATGTCTACCCGCCTCTAGCTTCTATAAGTGCATCCATGGAATTGGTATGAGGTGGCTTAGGGAGTTGCAGGGATCAAGGGGAGACCAGCCCCAAAGACACAATCCATGACCGTGGTCCTGAAGATCACGAGTCGGTCCTAAAGACTGACCTGAACATCAACTGTTGTACTCTTTTTTCCTTGATGAGTTTTTCCCACTGGGTTTTCTCATGcaaggtttttaacgaggcaacAGTTGCAGCATAAGCGATGTGTGTAATGTACTCTTTTCTCCTACCCTTTTTTTCCACAGGGTTTTTGGGAGGAGTTTTAACGAGGCATACACATAGCATAAATTTAGCCAAGGGGGAGTGTTGAAAACCAAAGTCCAACTACAGTATATGAAAAGAGGACTTTGAATGGTGGCTAAATTTATGTAGAAGAGGAAGGGAGTCAATGGATTCAAACACTGTAAAATCTTTGCATCCATTCTCTTTGTcccctataaatagagggtCACTTTCATGCTTGTAATACACACcagaaaagagaaacaaagaagcagaaagttcACTCTTCTCCCATCTCTCTGTGCCCAAATTTCTATGTTCTTGAGTGCATTGTGAGCAATCTGTTGAAAGATTTCTAACAATATGAAACTATTTGTGAGAATTTTGGATTtttaactacaccttcccaacactttgtcaaatgcaaaaatgtctatatattaaatatagatcttgatgagtggaacaatattggtatttatgacttttccagttgagaccatctagggtttcgaaaaccggtgcgtggttatgaattctttcaaaattcaaaattgagtggttcaaacttttctaaataaaaagttgaccattagaccaaatgtaaatcttgatgagtgtaacaaactttgtattcatgactttccagttgggaccatctagggttgatTGTGCACAATAGCCGAGGAAGACAGCACGAAAGGGGGTCCTATAGCTCAGGGAAGTATCAAAACTGGTGCCCCCGTTGactgtgccaaatcaatacggcacAAAATgaggacttgatgccaaagcaaTCTTTAATCTTGTCTGAGCTAGATTCGCTTGAGCATTACTTTAGACAAAGCGGTCTAAATATCGAAGATATTGCCGCTATTGCTGGATGTCACACTTTTGAAAAGGCCCAGATAGTTGATCAATGAAGGGCAAGAGATGAACCTGACAGGAGTCTAATGAACCCTCAACATTTACATGAGCtcgcacacaaatgtttgcaataaacaagtggtgcATGGAGGCGTCTAAtaggggagataattggatttaTGTTCGTAttcgacaacatcactacttccatagagatgacctcatatacgtctagttagaagaattgcaccaattatgtcacctcgacggtCTCGATAAATCTCtcatcagctgcttttgtctgtaagtatttctttcttttttattaaacttctatcttctttaattatatgtatataatccttacacacttgaGATTTGTatttatatatgcaggcaccaaatgagagaactcagaagaaaaataacaatagtattgggttcattgactcctatattattttcaaggctccgcaagTTATGTGGACAACATCTCAtaagacagaagtctgcaccaatcttatgaggttcttcatgaaccaaaaagaaaaacaaaaaatacttttCCCCTataacttcgagtgagttatatagttattaagtgcatgcacattttattttacttattattactcgattcgggttttatatagttataagCCTGACTATATGTATGTGTGTAAATAGCTTTCACTGTATGCTatacttataaaactatatataaagcttgTTACATATCCGtctatttaattattaatatGGCCTATtcgttttattataggcaaatcttaattataaagctaagtctataataatatttatgcttaatatgcgtgtaatatatatattattatatcagTATAAAATACGTATTgacaaacctattattattatatataaacaatatacaGAAACGAATAAATAAACTGAAAACAAAAAGACAAAAAAGATCCCTTTAACACCGGGTTGgttataccaaccggtgttaaagggtcctgctacGTGGCAGCTctagcaggaccctttaacactggTTGGTATAACCAACCGGTTTTaaaggggggctttagccccggtgtcctgaaccgggactaaagggtgcgcctttagtcccggaagggtagCACCGACTCGGGAAtcagggcaacaggcccttcccgaccgatgctaatgcccgaacgtgcaACAGTGTTTCATCGGAGTTTTAAAGACATTAAATATGTTGATATGACAATGTATTAATAAAGAGAGGTGATAAGGGTTTTATAAGAGTAGAGAGAGTTCCATGTGGATGAAACTCttttatattgtttctaaaatataaatgCATTAAAAACTAGGTCACACTAGTACAGAGACATGTTGTACAAGCGGCTGGAAACCTATTTCTTTTAATTATAGGAAAGGCCCATTGGGTATTCGCCCGCCCGTCTCCGTCGAAGTCGTAAGTCACGCTTTTTTTCGCGTAAAAACGCGTGCTTCGCGGCcggtgggattcgaacctgagaccttgcccttgcgcgtagcctcctctaccactccacctatcactcactttgtctatattagagtttagttccccacatattatcccaaaccgagcatatattgattatttgaggccctaaacggattccaatggaaaagttgtcaactacaaagtttcataactttttaagatctacaacttttatattggaagtttttccatccgagatcatttacaaaatttgaatttcaaatttaagaaattcaaacgtagttttcaacgacaagatgatgtcaaatgaaaaaattatcaactacaaagtttcataacttttcgagatctacaactttcattttgacagttttttcaaacaaggtcatttgaaaaactcaaaaaatttaatttcaaattatttctacaggcggctttcttaagaaaccgccttgtaaaatatgatttttacaggcggATTCTTagaagaaccgcctgtagaaatgcatgatttctacaggcggttttgttaggaaatccgcctgtagaaatatgatttttagtggcggttccttaggacaaccgcctgtagaaatgcatgatTTCACGGTTCagttaggaaaaccgcctgtgaaaatgcaTCTTCACAGACGGTTCGTAGTTTTGACACCGCCTTTTTTACACCACAGGCGCGTGATAACTACAAGCGCCTGTAGTATAAAAAGGGGGCGTCGGCGTTGTACTCTTTTCTACTAGTATCATAAAACTCCCATATCAGTTGGTATCAACTTCTGGGTTGCTTATGGTGAAGTTTGTTCAATGGCTGATTATAATCTTCCTGACGAGAAAATTAAATATGCGCCACCACTTTTGTCAACATCCTATGGTGTCTGGTACTATGATTGGGGGAGATGCTATGGAAGATTTCTTTGGAGGTTGTGGGCACAGATCGGGCTACAAGTTATATTATACTGAAAAGACATTTGCTAAAGATGTTTTGCATTGGTGGCTAGGACAAAAAAATTTCCTTCTTAGACATGGAACGATACGAAAGCTGTGCTTTGGCGTCGATTTGCTACTCCCATTGTGTCTAAGCAGAAGGTAGCAGGCACAATTCAGGCAACTGACACATACGAAAAGTGAAAAAAATGATTTCGATGACTCACAGCAAAGCCATATATTTCGATGACACATACGAAAAAATAGATCTCGTTCAGTGCCATATATTtcgattttttaaaaaaaaaactgtacaGGAGCTAAAATTTGCTTAGCAATTGGTCAAAACCTTGTTCAGTAGATATGCATTTTGAATATGAACAACAGTGACAAGTGACCAGTTTATCAGAAACTAGAACAGGGTTTGCACTGCCAAATATCTGGACAAGACTGTCTGATCATATAGCACTCCGACAAAGAAGAACGCACCAAAAGAAATTGCAAAGATGATCTTTCCAGTAGTTCGTTCTGCCAAGAGAGTAGAGACGACTGCGGAAGCACAGTCATGACCAAGCGATGGATCACCCAACTTCTGGTTCCCATATACAATTACAGTTGTATGAAAGAGAGTTGGAATTTCTCCCTCCAAGTCGTTGTAAGAAACATCGAATGTTGAAAGCATGTGCAGGTTGTTGAGCGCCGACGGGATCGAACATGTGAGATGGTTGTGAGACAGATCTACCACCTGCAGGTTTGTCAGGTTGCAAAGTTCCTGTGGGTTGCTTCCTGACAAGCTATTGAAGCTCAGATTAAGCACTACGAGTGACTTGAGCTGACCAATCTCTGAAGGGATTGTGCCTGTGAGGTGATTATTAGAGAGATTTAACACTGCAGGGAAAACACCGTCTGTCTCTTGGTCAGGAAATAGTACAGATATTGGAGCTGAAAGGACTGCAACATTCTGAGATTGCAGCATTGGCAGCTCCATTACGGCCGTTGGGATATCCTCCGTAAGCCTGTTATTTGACAGATCTAGATGGTACAGGAAGCTTAGGCTGTCGATCCAGACTGGTATTGGTCCAGTGAGTCGATTGTTGGCAAGATCCAAGATCTCCAATCTAGTTAGTTTTGATAGCCAAAGAGGAATGTTTCCAGACAACAAGCAAGATCCTAGGGAAAGAACCCGAAGGCTCTGAAAACCGTCAGTGATCGTTACATCATCAGGCAGAGTCTCACCCCTGAAGTTGAATTGCAGGAGCAAAGTGGTGATGTTCTTGGAGTTTCCGAGTGCATAAAGTACATTTGTGATGTTCTTGAAAGCATTGTTGGCAAGTGATAGGAATGATAGGGATATGAGATTGGCAAGACTTCGTGATATCTGACCATGGAATCTATTGGAAGAGAGCTGTAGCGTCGTTAACTTGCTGCAAGAGTAGACGCTTTCCGGAATTTCTCCAGTGAAACTGTTGGACGTAAGATCCAGAATTTCCAGACTTGGCAGGCCTGAGAAGTTGACCTTGGAAAGCTCTCCTCTCATGGTGTTGCGTCCCAAATGCAACTCCTTCAATCTATGGAGCTCACCTATGGAGTCTGGAATTTCACCGACCAAGTTGTTGCCTTGAAGATCAAGGATTTGCAGAGCGCCAAGTTTGGCCACAAGTTCACCGCGAAGCTCTCCTGTCAGGCCACTTTGGGGAAAAGACAGCTGCTCCAACGAGGTAGCATTGAACAGCTCGTCAGGGATTTCGCCGCCGATGTCGTTGTGGCCAACCTTGAGCACTCGGAGTGCAGAGCATTCGCCTATACCGCTGGGGATGCCGCCCGTGAACAGGTTGTAGGAAAGATCTAGCACGGCGAAGGACGACGGCGAGCCGAAGCAGAAAGAGTACGGCACGCCGTCGTGAAAACTGTTATGGCTCGCGTTGATCTCAACCAGATCGGGCTTTTTGCCCCACGCCGTGGATGGGAAAtcaccgaagaagaagttgctgGAGACGTTGAGTACCTGCAGAGGATGGTACTCAAGCGACGACGGCGAGTACTCCTGCAGCTCGCCGCTGAGGCGGTTGAAGCTGACATCGAGGACGAGGACGCTTGCCGACGACATCAGCTCCGGCGGGAGGCCGCCGGAGAGCGAGTTGCGCGACAGGTCGAGGCGCCGCAGGCCGGTGAGGTTGCCGAGGGACGCCGAGATGTTACCCTCGAGCCCCCTGGACGGCAGCAGGAGCTCGGTCACCGTGCCGTTTCCGTCGCAGGTGACCCCTTCCCACGCGCAGCAGCTGGCGGTGCTGTTCCGCCATGTCTCGCTGAGGAGCGTGTGACTTGGGCCTGCTGGCGAGAGCTCGTTGAGGAACTGGAGGAGGGAGGCCTCCTCCAGCGGAGTGCAGGAGGTGGCCGGAGAGACGAGGGAGAGCAGGAGCACtactccaagagtaccaaagcCAAGGACTATCGCTTGGTGGTTTTCCATTATCATCATTTGGTTTCTGCGAGGAATCAAGATTGATTCTATTGTGGGTGATGATGTGTGTGTCGTCTCGTCTTTGCTTTGCTTGCTTGTTTGGTGGtttttcatcatcatcatctttgcTTGCTTGACTCTGTCAAGTGACAGGTCGTCGTTGACTCGATGACCTCATTCTAGTGGTAGCTGGCCGACAATCACTATTGCTGAGAGCTGACTAGCTCAAACATTGACTCCCATTTCGATATCTTTCATGttaaatttcaaattataatgtgatctcaTTTCTAACCTCAAGCTCTGGACGGCAACTGCATTTAttaggggtgtttggttggattgttaaagtttaacaggtacttattttcgttttatttagcaattagtgtccaattatggactcaTTAGACTCACAAGATTCGTCTgatatttttagtttcgtaaatagtctatatttagtacttcatacatatgtctaaatattcgatccGGTTCACGAAATAACTCGGAAGACTTATAAGTAGCACCCTAGTGATCTAGGCTTTGACTCCTAGTGGGAGCAGATTTACGTGGTCTGCTAGAAATTTAGGTAAATTTAGTAACAATTTAATCTAGAAAAATACCTTAATAATAATTGATGACATCATATATGTGTTTGTGTATTCTAAACATGAACGCCATATAAAAGAGACCAACCAGCAAGTACTTAACGCAAGTTTAGGGCGTGTTTGGTTCCTTTCTTAGTCTAGCCAGGCCAGCTCCAGCCAGCCAGGTTGAGTTTGGCCACGCTGAATGTATGCAATGCTGGCTGTTTGGTTGCCTACATGCGTTCAGCCAGGCTAGGCTGAGATGTTGTTTGGTTTGATGCATGTTTTTCACTATTTGAATTTATATATGTAGCCTTGTTTGTTTGGTTGCTTGCATACAACAAGTTCTAGCTACCTCCTGCATAAAGTGGTAACACTACCACCCTCTAGTTCATTTGTATCTCATCTCCTACTACATCATTTCCAAATAAGAAAACCAACTAACAAGGCTACAACTACAACTATTACAAATTTAACTGCAATGTGCCACAAAGGAAAATGGTCATTTTCAACAGCTGCTAGCACTGGTGGGTTGAGCGGTTGGAGCAAAGGTTCATCCTCAGGTAGATGACCATAGAAAGCCAGCCAAGCTTCATTTCTTGTGTTGAATTTTTTGTAGAAGTTACTCTTGAAAGCATCTACCTGAGCATGTGCTTCTGCCCAGCTAGTGTAGACACTAGGTACCTTGCCAACATGAACTACATACCAAGTCATATCTCTTGAACAAATGAAGAGTAGGAAAAAATAAAGACAGGCAATGAACTTGTGCTCACATATATGGAACACTTCATAGGCAATGAACTTGTGCTCAGATCATTGAAAAAGCATCACAGGCAATGGTCATGTGCTCAAATCAAGCAAACAACATTATAGGCAATGGACATGTGCATCATAAGCAAACAACATCATTGGCAATGGACATAGAAGGTCAGGTTGCCAAAAGTTTCAATTTACTCCACCAGCTAGGTTGATCTAGTGAGTAGAGGCTAGGTTACTCCACCAACAGTGTAGTAAAACAGAAAAAAGTTCATCATTGCACAAGTCCATTGCCTCAGAATAAGTGTAGTAAAATAGGAAAGAATTTATCATTGCACAAGTACATCGCCTCAGCATAAGTGTAGTAAAACAGGAAAGAATTCATCATTGCACAAGTCCATTGCCTCAGCATAAGTGTTTGCCTTTGCCTCAACAATAGTAGTATCATAGGAAAAAATAAGAACAACATTGCAATTGTCATTGCCTCAGAATTAGTATAGTATCATAGGGAAAAGAACATCATTGTTATTGACATTGCCTCAGAACAAGTGTAGTATCATATGAAAATAACTTTAGTGCTATAGCCATTGCCTCATAACCAAAAAATACCATCATTGCTACTGCCCATAACAGAGAAGATTCCAACAATTTAATGATAATAAAGCTCAGATAATAAAGTATCATCATAGGCAATGGTAGTAGCTCAGGGAAAAAATAATTTTTCATCACAGGCAATGGAATAGCTAAGTAAAGTAACCAACATCATCACAGGCAATGGCAAGAGCTCAGTAAAGTATCCAACATCATCACAGGCAatgtctgttgacggtccttaagtaccaaatataatcatcaaataaataaagaaaaggatccaaatgcaaccaacacccagacttagggttttatctgacagaattccatgagttttggtgtttgtctatttctgcaggggttatcaggaaatacgaaagaaaggcccacatgtcgggattacatagagatatcaacgcaccgtgtaattttctaccatctagaagactccagaagccacgggaagaaagcagaggccgaaaggggccaggcccagggcgcccgccctctttccCTGGGCGCTCGTCCtgtcctggactccgttcgggactctcttcgcacacgatgttccaccgacctattggatcaaggataacgtagtaccacctcgcctaccgacccaaaaaacgcatagaggaggaggactatataaggagacccccctggcccctggaggagacaagaagttatcatagagattgaggggtgccctggaaggaaaacctcttctctaaataatatttctttttaggcttagcaaccaatgtaagtagaaatagatcttctagtttctactagattgagagatatagagtggaggtgtagatcggaggaaggccggcctgtcggtgtctactccgagttgtacctgcgggatcaagtctcctaacccgaggcttgcttctaagattcttcagtaattcgacttctaattctagtaagttcttgttttattgttctttggtttatgagtttactttaatcctcttccggttgagtattagagtaatcattgctagcgtaaacgtgttgtttaggctagggtactcatagatatcccctgactagctggaccgtggtagtagcgaggaacgtgacatttccgagttacctttgtatcccatatcttgttagcaggacgggtaggtttataggtgcgggtcgaacatcctttgtggtgtctagattccgtaagcttccctaatagaatagtagatcatccttaccaaggttagaacgagactacggttgcagtcttctctatacatcgctcacatcgagaaacattctttgtagcctaaaggggtagtagcaatagatttggttagtcagatgcaccctttctcccagtggtaaaaatataaatatgatactctggaaaacctcccaggtgagatgctcaccgatatccgtgcgcttgcggatcatttccttattgcgttaccaaatatcaacaagcatttctggcgccgttgccggggagaaagacggtttgctgagataactttgtgtcttcctattatcttgtattatacttttatacttttattcttttatctttttatttttatctttatggataacttaaattccatatctattattgaattctttgcaccttcggagaccagccatagaccatgggagtcaacaagtcctgcccctaattatgatctgagcccggagttgattgcaataggtcaaaaccaacccttttctataggcgaggtcctatcttttaatcaagaagataatgcacttttagctacacctagggaatctgttaatctttctataaattctggttcagacctagccctacaagactatgttttttctcgatattttcacattggtcttaattatataacctttggtagagtctttctttctttatctattaggaaaggaaggtatgtcttcatttgtggacatccttcttgtactagtcttcatagaaaaatcttagagatagagaaggaatcatctcccagatgaggaaaggaagtttcaatagccaattttcaAACATTTTAATCCCATGATtaggctatccatcccatccttgagcttaatagtttctactatgctctttctcttgaacctcccgataatcctatgaatctctctagacatcccatgcataagaaggaggatcgagaagagcaacatcaatggcttgagggcattaaaaatccatgtgctatcaccattgaatggatagataaaacaaacttgagagacaatcctagaggaattttaagcattcatgaagaatcatccttggagtttgagaatgagagaaacaacattgagcatggaagttatttcataaatagctcaccaagtccttgctcatataaaacatctccccaatcaattggtctctccaacatcaccacatttgagatctccaaccccctcttcttttctatttataaaaactttaaaagggcggttgtcgatgcatatgtctataataaatattgcagatctcgttgagttgatcttgatataggtcagcgttagaggggaaaccactttgccgacataatttgatggtttcccaaagataagcttagcgtccttaaacaagcacttatcagatcgtaacatgaatttgcaacattgcctcgtgtattgagcatattgagataattgtagaaatattccttcgggtattcttgccactaacctttccaggattggagcaagaagatcggatgaatgacaagcacaaggtatgtccaaccaaccatcatacaacattgaattaaattcctccaaacttgaatttcgcaaaattcaagcttgggggagtactttacataaaaacatcctttgccatgttgctatgttggttgtccctacctttgagacatgctcaatttgttaagtactaatcacactacttcatctccacttgagtagatctttataaatgctgtcatgctacctttatctatttactagcatgtgttggtttggaagtactcgacatacttccattggcatttaaattaagcatggtgcttaggttaaatagccttccttaatctgattagacatggagtctagtttggttactgaactaaaaactgcttgagtagatattggtatattttgtgaggactaacccctgtaggaaaactttcaatatcaacctgggaagtcctgagataaactcacattggagatgaagaaagtgacacatgaagtttaacaattt from Sorghum bicolor cultivar BTx623 chromosome 8, Sorghum_bicolor_NCBIv3, whole genome shotgun sequence encodes:
- the LOC8064124 gene encoding tyrosine-sulfated glycopeptide receptor 1 — translated: MMMMKNHQTSKQSKDETTHTSSPTIESILIPRRNQMMIMENHQAIVLGFGTLGVVLLLSLVSPATSCTPLEEASLLQFLNELSPAGPSHTLLSETWRNSTASCCAWEGVTCDGNGTVTELLLPSRGLEGNISASLGNLTGLRRLDLSRNSLSGGLPPELMSSASVLVLDVSFNRLSGELQEYSPSSLEYHPLQVLNVSSNFFFGDFPSTAWGKKPDLVEINASHNSFHDGVPYSFCFGSPSSFAVLDLSYNLFTGGIPSGIGECSALRVLKVGHNDIGGEIPDELFNATSLEQLSFPQSGLTGELRGELVAKLGALQILDLQGNNLVGEIPDSIGELHRLKELHLGRNTMRGELSKVNFSGLPSLEILDLTSNSFTGEIPESVYSCSKLTTLQLSSNRFHGQISRSLANLISLSFLSLANNAFKNITNVLYALGNSKNITTLLLQFNFRGETLPDDVTITDGFQSLRVLSLGSCLLSGNIPLWLSKLTRLEILDLANNRLTGPIPVWIDSLSFLYHLDLSNNRLTEDIPTAVMELPMLQSQNVAVLSAPISVLFPDQETDGVFPAVLNLSNNHLTGTIPSEIGQLKSLVVLNLSFNSLSGSNPQELCNLTNLQVVDLSHNHLTCSIPSALNNLHMLSTFDVSYNDLEGEIPTLFHTTVIVYGNQKLGDPSLGHDCASAVVSTLLAERTTGKIIFAISFGAFFFVGVLYDQTVLSRYLAVQTLF